A stretch of the Janthinobacterium sp. B9-8 genome encodes the following:
- a CDS encoding MotA/TolQ/ExbB proton channel family protein: MAKFSRQFFMLAAAAAACALPVLANSTVAVANPYGLEALWAQGDIVAKGTLVILLTMSAATWYVAIVKILDQRRLIKLGRELLKERGPELLAKTKVLKDDGIYSSVAHAGANAASEHHGELSKNVDLNTWVSMATYDAAANASSQMQAGMSVIATVGSTAPFVGLFGTVWGIYHALTAIGISGQASIDKVAGPVGESLIMTAIGLAVAVPAVLGYNWLVRRNKLVVEMVHTVAARLHTNLLSTPK; encoded by the coding sequence ATGGCCAAGTTCTCCCGCCAATTCTTTATGCTTGCAGCCGCGGCTGCAGCATGTGCTCTGCCAGTATTGGCGAATTCCACTGTTGCAGTTGCAAACCCATATGGGCTTGAAGCACTGTGGGCTCAGGGCGACATCGTTGCTAAAGGTACTTTAGTTATTTTGCTGACGATGTCTGCTGCAACTTGGTATGTAGCGATCGTTAAAATTCTGGATCAGCGCCGCCTGATTAAATTAGGCCGTGAGTTGCTCAAAGAGCGCGGTCCTGAGCTGCTGGCAAAAACTAAAGTTTTGAAAGACGATGGTATTTACAGCTCCGTGGCTCATGCTGGCGCTAATGCTGCAAGCGAGCATCACGGTGAATTAAGTAAAAACGTTGATCTGAATACTTGGGTTTCAATGGCAACTTACGATGCGGCTGCTAATGCAAGCAGCCAGATGCAAGCAGGTATGTCGGTGATTGCAACTGTGGGCTCTACTGCACCTTTCGTGGGTCTGTTTGGTACTGTTTGGGGTATTTACCACGCGCTGACAGCGATTGGTATTTCTGGCCAGGCATCGATCGATAAAGTGGCTGGCCCAGTGGGTGAGTCGCTGATTATGACGGCAATTGGTCTGGCTGTAGCTGTACCTGCGGTGCTGGGTTACAACTGGCTGGTGCGTCGTAACAAGTTGGTAGTAGAAATGGTTCACACCGTAGCTGCTCGCTTGCACACCAATTTGCTTAGCACACCTAAGTAA
- a CDS encoding ExbD/TolR family protein, whose product MSYLRPGQRASSQEDDVISAINTTPLVDVMLVLLIIFLITIPVVTQTIQLTLPKEVNLPTQTKPENIILGVDDKSNIFWNISQVKSDEELLARLVKVAKMDPQPEVHIRGDMSSKYSSVGRIVLAVQRAGIVKIAFITEPPARN is encoded by the coding sequence ATGAGCTACTTGCGGCCAGGACAAAGGGCATCTAGCCAAGAGGATGATGTGATCTCAGCGATCAATACCACACCATTAGTGGATGTGATGTTGGTTCTGCTTATTATCTTTTTGATCACTATTCCAGTTGTAACGCAAACGATTCAATTAACACTGCCAAAAGAAGTCAATCTTCCGACGCAAACCAAGCCTGAGAATATTATTTTGGGCGTGGATGATAAGAGTAATATTTTTTGGAATATCAGCCAGGTGAAGTCAGATGAAGAATTACTGGCTCGCTTGGTGAAAGTTGCAAAAATGGATCCGCAACCGGAAGTCCATATTCGCGGTGATATGTCTTCTAAATACAGCTCAGTAGGGCGGATTGTTTTGGCAGTACAAAGGGCGGGAATTGTAAAAATCGCTTTTATTACCGAGCCTCCCGCTAGAAATTAA